The Synchiropus splendidus isolate RoL2022-P1 chromosome 1, RoL_Sspl_1.0, whole genome shotgun sequence genome includes a window with the following:
- the mvb12ba gene encoding multivesicular body subunit 12Ba isoform X3 produces MMPEVRDLSDALPEMPMDPITGVGVVASRNRAPTGYDVVSTTTDGLDADLWKDGLFKSKVTRYLCFTRVFSKENSHLGNVLVDMKLIDIKDTLPVGFIPIQETVDTQEQAFRKRRLCIKFIPRDSTEAAICDIRILGRSKQAPPQYTFIGELNNMGIWYRMGNVPRAQESSHTPTTHHVQNMNSTSSTTVPAAPMPNKCIWPPSSVFHNVSSDGHISMTLPASFRGKNTTRPDYEHQNSNLYAISAMDGVPFMISEKFACASSDLQQVDLIGITIKSLEDIEKEYDYSFRTEHSAAARLPPSPTRTSLSSEA; encoded by the exons ATGATGCCTGAGGTCAGGGACCTTTCTGATGCTCTGCCTGAGATGCCTATGGACCCCATAACTGGAGTTGGTGTGGTTGCCTCTCGCAACAGGGCTCCCACTGGATATGATGTG GTTTCCACTACTACAGATGGCCTGGATGCAGACTTGTGGAAAGACGGCCTTTTCAAATCCAAGGTTACCCGGTACCTGTGTTTCACAAGGGTTTTCTCAAAGGAAAAT AGCCATTTAGGAAATGTTCTTGTTGACATGAAGCTGATTGATATCAAGGATACGCTGCCTGTGGGCTTCATCCCCATTCAAGAGACAGTTGACACGC AGGAACAAGCCTTCAGGAAGAGAAGACTCTGCATCAAGTTTATACCGCGGGATTCAACAGAGGCTGCGATCTGTGACATCCGCATTCTTGGACGCTCAAAGCAAGCACCTCCCCAGTATACCTTTATTGG cgAGCTCAACAACATGGGAATCTGGTATCGCATGGGGAATGTACCTCGAGCGCAGGAGTCCTCTCACACGCCCACCACTCACCATGTCCAGAACATGAACTCCACCAGTTCCACTACTGTCCCAGCTGCACCAATGCCCAA TAAATGTATCTGGCCCCCAAGCTCTGTGTTCCACAACGTAAGCTCTGATGG GCATATTTCCATGACGCTGCCAGCCAGTTTCAGAGGGAAAAACACTACCAGACCAGACTATGAGCACCAGAACTCCAACCTTTATGCTATTTCAG CAATGGATGGAGTTCCTTTTATGATCTCTGAAAAGTTTGCCTGCGCCTCATCGGAT CTGCAGCAGGTGGACCTGATCGGCATCACTATCAAGTCGCTGGAGGATATTGAGAAAGAG TATGATTACAGCTTCCGCACAGAGCACAGTGCTGCAGCTCGACTCCCACCCAGTCCAACACGGACTTCCCTGAGCTCAGAGGCCTGA
- the mvb12ba gene encoding multivesicular body subunit 12Ba isoform X1, with protein MFYTQSFKCPPQSVHQRLQNTVMMPEVRDLSDALPEMPMDPITGVGVVASRNRAPTGYDVVSTTTDGLDADLWKDGLFKSKVTRYLCFTRVFSKENSHLGNVLVDMKLIDIKDTLPVGFIPIQETVDTQEQAFRKRRLCIKFIPRDSTEAAICDIRILGRSKQAPPQYTFIGELNNMGIWYRMGNVPRAQESSHTPTTHHVQNMNSTSSTTVPAAPMPNKCIWPPSSVFHNVSSDGHISMTLPASFRGKNTTRPDYEHQNSNLYAISAMDGVPFMISEKFACASSDLQQVDLIGITIKSLEDIEKEYDYSFRTEHSAAARLPPSPTRTSLSSEA; from the exons AACACCGTCATGATGCCTGAGGTCAGGGACCTTTCTGATGCTCTGCCTGAGATGCCTATGGACCCCATAACTGGAGTTGGTGTGGTTGCCTCTCGCAACAGGGCTCCCACTGGATATGATGTG GTTTCCACTACTACAGATGGCCTGGATGCAGACTTGTGGAAAGACGGCCTTTTCAAATCCAAGGTTACCCGGTACCTGTGTTTCACAAGGGTTTTCTCAAAGGAAAAT AGCCATTTAGGAAATGTTCTTGTTGACATGAAGCTGATTGATATCAAGGATACGCTGCCTGTGGGCTTCATCCCCATTCAAGAGACAGTTGACACGC AGGAACAAGCCTTCAGGAAGAGAAGACTCTGCATCAAGTTTATACCGCGGGATTCAACAGAGGCTGCGATCTGTGACATCCGCATTCTTGGACGCTCAAAGCAAGCACCTCCCCAGTATACCTTTATTGG cgAGCTCAACAACATGGGAATCTGGTATCGCATGGGGAATGTACCTCGAGCGCAGGAGTCCTCTCACACGCCCACCACTCACCATGTCCAGAACATGAACTCCACCAGTTCCACTACTGTCCCAGCTGCACCAATGCCCAA TAAATGTATCTGGCCCCCAAGCTCTGTGTTCCACAACGTAAGCTCTGATGG GCATATTTCCATGACGCTGCCAGCCAGTTTCAGAGGGAAAAACACTACCAGACCAGACTATGAGCACCAGAACTCCAACCTTTATGCTATTTCAG CAATGGATGGAGTTCCTTTTATGATCTCTGAAAAGTTTGCCTGCGCCTCATCGGAT CTGCAGCAGGTGGACCTGATCGGCATCACTATCAAGTCGCTGGAGGATATTGAGAAAGAG TATGATTACAGCTTCCGCACAGAGCACAGTGCTGCAGCTCGACTCCCACCCAGTCCAACACGGACTTCCCTGAGCTCAGAGGCCTGA
- the mvb12ba gene encoding multivesicular body subunit 12Ba isoform X2 codes for MFYTQSFKCPPQSVHQRLQNTVMMPEVRDLSDALPEMPMDPITGVGVVASRNRAPTGYDVVSTTTDGLDADLWKDGLFKSKVTRYLCFTRVFSKENSHLGNVLVDMKLIDIKDTLPVGFIPIQETVDTQEQAFRKRRLCIKFIPRDSTEAAICDIRILGRSKQAPPQYTFIGELNNMGIWYRMGNVPRAQESSHTPTTHHVQNMNSTSSTTVPAAPMPKHISMTLPASFRGKNTTRPDYEHQNSNLYAISAMDGVPFMISEKFACASSDLQQVDLIGITIKSLEDIEKEYDYSFRTEHSAAARLPPSPTRTSLSSEA; via the exons AACACCGTCATGATGCCTGAGGTCAGGGACCTTTCTGATGCTCTGCCTGAGATGCCTATGGACCCCATAACTGGAGTTGGTGTGGTTGCCTCTCGCAACAGGGCTCCCACTGGATATGATGTG GTTTCCACTACTACAGATGGCCTGGATGCAGACTTGTGGAAAGACGGCCTTTTCAAATCCAAGGTTACCCGGTACCTGTGTTTCACAAGGGTTTTCTCAAAGGAAAAT AGCCATTTAGGAAATGTTCTTGTTGACATGAAGCTGATTGATATCAAGGATACGCTGCCTGTGGGCTTCATCCCCATTCAAGAGACAGTTGACACGC AGGAACAAGCCTTCAGGAAGAGAAGACTCTGCATCAAGTTTATACCGCGGGATTCAACAGAGGCTGCGATCTGTGACATCCGCATTCTTGGACGCTCAAAGCAAGCACCTCCCCAGTATACCTTTATTGG cgAGCTCAACAACATGGGAATCTGGTATCGCATGGGGAATGTACCTCGAGCGCAGGAGTCCTCTCACACGCCCACCACTCACCATGTCCAGAACATGAACTCCACCAGTTCCACTACTGTCCCAGCTGCACCAATGCCCAA GCATATTTCCATGACGCTGCCAGCCAGTTTCAGAGGGAAAAACACTACCAGACCAGACTATGAGCACCAGAACTCCAACCTTTATGCTATTTCAG CAATGGATGGAGTTCCTTTTATGATCTCTGAAAAGTTTGCCTGCGCCTCATCGGAT CTGCAGCAGGTGGACCTGATCGGCATCACTATCAAGTCGCTGGAGGATATTGAGAAAGAG TATGATTACAGCTTCCGCACAGAGCACAGTGCTGCAGCTCGACTCCCACCCAGTCCAACACGGACTTCCCTGAGCTCAGAGGCCTGA